In a single window of the Balaenoptera acutorostrata chromosome 3, mBalAcu1.1, whole genome shotgun sequence genome:
- the PLEK2 gene encoding pleckstrin-2 — translation MEDGVLKEGFLVKRGHVVHNWKVRWFILRQNTLLYYKLEGGRKVIPPKGCILLDGCTITCPCLEYENRPLLIKLKTQTSTEYFLEACSREERDAWAFEITGAIHAGQPGKVQQLHILKNSFKLPPHISLHRIVDKMHDSSSGIRPSPNMEQGSTYKKTFIGSSLVDWLISNNFAASRLEAVTLASMLMEENFLRPVGTRSTGAIRSGDLAEQFLDDSMALYTFAESSKRKISSKEEISLSTVELSGTVVKQGYLTKQGHKRKNWKVRRFVLRKDPAFLHYYDPSKEENRPVGGFSLRGSLVSALEDNGVPTGVKGNVQGNLFKVITKDDTHYYIQASSKAERSEWIEAIKKLT, via the exons GGTCACGTTGTCCACAACTGGAAGGTGCGATGGTTCATCCTTCGGCAGAACACGCTGCTGTACTACAAGCTCGAGGGGGGTCGGAAAGTGATCCCTCCCAAGGGCTGCATCCTTCTGGATGGCTGCACCATTACCTGCCCCTGCCTGGAGTATGAAAACCGACCA CTCCTCATTAAGCTGAAGACTCAAACATCCACGGAGTACTTCCTGGAGGCCTGTTCTCGAGAGGAGAGGGACGCCTGGGCCTTTGAGATAACAGGAGCTATTCATGCGGGGCAGCCGGGGAAGGTCCAACAGCTCCACATATTGAAGAACTCCTTCAAGCTGCCCCCTCACATCAGCCTGCA TCGCATTGTGGACAAGATGCACGACAGCAGCAGCGGAATCCGGCCAAGCCCCAACATGGAGCAGGGAAGTACCTACAAAAAGACCTTCATAG GCTCCTCCCTGGTGGACTGGCTCATCTCCAACAACTTTGCAGCCAGCCGTCTGGAGGCTGTGACCCTGGCCTCCATGCTCATGGAGGAGAACTTCCTTAGGCCGGTAGGCACCCGAAGCACGGGAGCCATTCGCTCTGGGGATCTGGCTGAGCAGTTCCTGGATGACTCCATGGCCCTGTACACTTTT GCTGAGAGCTCCAAGAGGAAGATAAGCTCCAAGGAAGAAATCAGTCTCAGCACCGTGGAGTTAAGTGGCACAGTGGTAAAGCAAGGCTATCTGACCAAACAG GGGCACAAGAGGAAAAACTGGAAGGTGCGGCGCTTTGTTCTGAGGAAGGACCCGGCTTTTCTGCATTACTACGACCCTTCCAAA GAAGAGAACCGGCCAGTGGGTGGGTTTTCTCTTCGTGGTTCACTCGTATCTGCTCTGGAGGATAATGGCGTTCCCACTG GGGTTAAAGGGAATGTCCAGGGAAATCTCTTCAAAGTGATTACTAAGGATGACACACACTATTATATCCAGGCCAGCAGCAAGGCTGAGCGTTCAGAGTGGATTGAAGCTATCAAAAAGCTAACGTGA